Part of the Flavobacterium sp. MDT1-60 genome, ATATAAAATTCCAACAGATGTAATTCACTTTGATACGGGTTGGTTTGATGTTGACTGGAGAAACAATTACGAGTTTGCAAAAGCGCGTTTTCCGGATGCTCAAAAAATGATGTCTGATTTAAAAGAAGATGGTTTTCATGTTTGTTTATGGCAATTGCCATATTTCACGCCAAAAAACACCTTGTTTCCTGAAATCATGGAAAAAAACTTAGCAGTGAGGGACCGTAAAGGAAATCTTCCTTACGAAGATGCTGTTTTAGATTTCTCAAACCCGGAAACTGTTAGCTGGTACCAGTCGAAATTGAAAAAATTATTCGATCAGGGAGTTTCAGTTTTCAAAGTTGACTTTGGAGAAGCTGCGCCACCAGACGGAATTTACCATTCAGGAAGAACAGGTTTTTACGAACATAATTTATACCCGTTACGATACAATAAGGCTGTCGCCGAAATTACGCAGAAAGAAAAAGGCTATACTTTAATCTGGGCCAGAAGTACCTGGGCAGGATCTCAACGTTATCCTTTACATTGGGGTGGAGATGCCGAAACTTCAAACGGTGCAATGTCGGCTGAATTAAGAGGCGGGCTTTCATTAGGATTAAGCGGTTTCAGTTTCTGGAGTCATGATGTAGGTGGATTTGCAACAAAATCTCCGGAGAATTTATACAGAAGATGGGCACCATTCGGAATGTTTACTTCGCACGTAAGAAGCCATGGTGAACCTCCGCGCGAACCTTGGTTGTACAGTAAAGACTTTTTGGAAGGATTTAGAAAAGCAGATAATATGCGTTACGAATTGATGCCGTATATCTACGCTCAGGCGAAGGAAAGCTCTCAAAAAGGACTACCAATGATGCGTGCCTTATTTGTAGAATATCCAAATGATCCGGGAGCATGGTTAGTAGATAATGAATATTTATTCGGATCAAGTATGTTGGTAGCACCGCTTTTTGAAGAAGTGACCGAAAGAGATGTTTACCTTCCGGAAGGAACATGGATTGATTATCAAACTAAAAAAGTATACCAATCAGGATGGCATAAAATCAAAGCGGGCGAAGTGCCAATTGTAGTTTTAGTAAAAGACGGAACAGCATTGCCTCATATCGCTTTGGCACAGTCAACCAAAGATATGGACTGGAGCAAATTGACGTTGAAAGTGTATGCAAGCGATGCTACAACTTCGGCGAAAGCCAAAGTCTTTTTACCGGATGGAGATGCCGTTCAGGAAATTACGGTTACAAAAAAAGGAAGCAATTTTGAAGTTGCAGCAAATCCATTAAACGGAAAAACCACTTTCAAAACGGAGTGGGTAAAATAAAAAAAGTATGCCACGAATTACACTAATTTACACTAATTAAATTCGGGATAATTAGTGTAATTCGTGGCAAAAAATAAATTACATCCAACAGGAAAAAATAAGTTTTGTTTGAGTTTTAAATCGGGTGAAAGCTTTGCCAACACCCGATTTATTAAAAATGAATTAAGAAAAAATATCATGAAAAATTACCTGATTCTTCCCGCTTTAATCCTTTCCGTTTCGATTGGATACAGTCAAAAAAATAAAAATGCTTACGAACTGGCTTCGCCAAACGGGCAGAATAAAATAAAATTCGAGCTGGTAAAAAATGCTCCCAAATATGCTGTTTCACACGGAAAAACCGAAGTGATTACACCATCAGACATGGGGTTTTTACTGAAAGGAAATGAAAATTTAAGTTCGGACTTCGAAATCAAAAATGTGAAAAACACTTCGTTTGATGAAACCTGGGAACAGGTTTGGGGAGAAAAGAAAAACATCAGAAATCACTATAATCAGCTTTCTGTTGAATTACAGCAAAAAAGCGGAAACAAACGTAAATTAGAAATTCAGTTTCGTGCGTTTGATGACGGAATCGCTTTTAGATACGTGTATCCAAAACAAAATGTAAAAGACAGTATTTTCATCATGGATGAAAAAACGACTTTTAACTTAAAAGAAGATGGAAAAGCATGGTGGATTCCGGCAAACAGAGAAAACCGTGATGAATATCTTTTTAAGGATGCGCCGGTAAGTACGCTTGATACCGTTTTGACACCGCTAACAATCGAAAGTAAAAGCGGACTGGCATTGAGTTTTCATGAAGCCAATTTGGTAGATTTCGCCAGTATGACTTTGGTCAATACAACCGGAACACAATTAAAATCTGATTTAGTCCCGTGGGCTGATGGGGTAAAAGTGCGTGTAAAAGATACTTTTACTTCTTCGTGGAGAACGCTTCAAATTGGAGAGAATCCTGGGGATTTAATTACTTCTTATTTGATTCTAAACCTGAATGATCCAAACAAATTAAAAAACACCAGCTACTTCAAACCTTATAAATATTTCGGAATTTGGTGGGGAATGCACATCGGAAAATATACATTTTGGGAAAGCGAAAAACAAGGCGCAACTACCAAACATGCTGAAGAATATATTGATTTTACAGCCAAAGAAGGATTTCATCATTTATTGATCGAAGGCTGGAACAAAGGCTGGACACCGGCCTGGTATGAAAACCACATGCACATGTTTAGTTTCACTAAAAGTGCCGATAATTTCGATTTAGAAAAAGTAGTGGAATACGGAAAGAAAAAAGACGTCGAACTTATAGGTTACCACGAAACGGGTTCAAACCTGATCAATTACCTAAAACAAGTTGATGAAGGTTTTGCATTATACAAAAAACTCGGAATGCATTCGGTTAAAATTGGACACGTAGGCTCTAAACTGAACATGAAAGAAAATCACTTCGGACAATTTGGAGTGAACTATTTCAGATATATTTTAGAAAAAGCAGCGCAGTATGATTTAGCCGTTTTATATCATGAATCCATAAAAGATACCGGAGAACGCAGAACATTCCCGAATATGGTTTCAAGAGAAGCCGCAAGAGGTCAGGAATATAACGCTTGGAGCGAAGGGAATCCGCCAAACCACTTAACGATTATTCCGTTTACAAGATTACTTTCAGGACCAATGGATTTCACACCGGGAATTTTTGACGTTGAGGTAAAACAAGGATATCCGGGAAAAAGAGTACACGGAACAGCAGCACAACAATTAGCATTGTATGTAACGATTTATGCGCCAATTCAGATGATGGCCGATCTTCCAGAAAATTACGAAGGAAAACCAGCATTACAATTTTTGAAAGATGTTCCAACAGATTGGGAAGACACAAAAGTATTAGAAGGGAAAATTGGGGAATATATCACCACAGCCCGAAAAGACAGAAATAGTGCCGATTGGTATTTGGGAACTATCACCAATGAAAATGCAAGAGACGTAAATGTTTCATTGTCTTTCTTAGACCCAAATGCAACTTACGAAGCGCAGATTTATGCTGATGCAGAAGGAACGGATGAAACACATAATCCGGCCGAAATTGCCATTTCTAAGAAAACAGTTAAAGCTTCAGATGTATTAAAATTACATTTAGGCGGCGCTGGTGGAACAGCAATTCGTTTCAAAAAACTATAATTTATAAGACATTCAAATCCGACAGGTATTCAACCTGTCGGGTTTAAATATCACATTCAATGAAAAACCTTTCGCTACATATCGTTTTTCTTTTGTCGGTCAATTTGATGTTGTCGCAACAAAAGCAATATCCTTTTCAGGATTCTAAATTAGATACTGAAAAGCGTATTGATAATTTGCTGTCATTGATGACGCTCGATGAAAAAATTCAGGTTTTGAGCACGAATCCGTCGATAAAAAGATTAGGCGTTGTAGGAACTGGTCATGTAGAAGGATTGCACGGCCTGGCTTTGGGCGGACCAGGAGAGTGGGGCGGAAAAAATAAACAGCCATTAACAACGACAACTTTTCCTCAGGCCTATGGTTTGGGAGAAATGTGGGATGTTGATGTACTTCAGAAAGTAGCGCAGGTTGAAGGTTATGAAACACGTTATGCTTTTCAAAAATACCAGC contains:
- a CDS encoding alpha-xylosidase, producing MPKVSAQIQNADVLNAPIDISKDFQNYLNTFYFADELTGFDPASGKGTIKYLRYNYKTRQAFNNMMMKPDVEKPNEFPTTEYDVSPELPFQIQFVSDRTIRIKTTSGPQFHPEKESLMLINGVAPNHPELWKYSKIEGGHKYTSKHGVVEILSKPWHVKIYDETGKLLTSTLHDSDFKNTYTPTLPFSYVRRNSDYSRSMGAAFSLEPDEKIFGCGESFTQFNKRGQKVVLWTDDANGIQNETMYKPVPFYMSSRGYGVFMHHSTPITVDFGRYFGSANEMYIGDDEADLFFFIGEPKDILDQYTDLTGKAAMPPLWSFGFWMSRITYFTEKEGREVAKDLRKYKIPTDVIHFDTGWFDVDWRNNYEFAKARFPDAQKMMSDLKEDGFHVCLWQLPYFTPKNTLFPEIMEKNLAVRDRKGNLPYEDAVLDFSNPETVSWYQSKLKKLFDQGVSVFKVDFGEAAPPDGIYHSGRTGFYEHNLYPLRYNKAVAEITQKEKGYTLIWARSTWAGSQRYPLHWGGDAETSNGAMSAELRGGLSLGLSGFSFWSHDVGGFATKSPENLYRRWAPFGMFTSHVRSHGEPPREPWLYSKDFLEGFRKADNMRYELMPYIYAQAKESSQKGLPMMRALFVEYPNDPGAWLVDNEYLFGSSMLVAPLFEEVTERDVYLPEGTWIDYQTKKVYQSGWHKIKAGEVPIVVLVKDGTALPHIALAQSTKDMDWSKLTLKVYASDATTSAKAKVFLPDGDAVQEITVTKKGSNFEVAANPLNGKTTFKTEWVK
- a CDS encoding glycoside hydrolase family 97 protein, giving the protein MKNYLILPALILSVSIGYSQKNKNAYELASPNGQNKIKFELVKNAPKYAVSHGKTEVITPSDMGFLLKGNENLSSDFEIKNVKNTSFDETWEQVWGEKKNIRNHYNQLSVELQQKSGNKRKLEIQFRAFDDGIAFRYVYPKQNVKDSIFIMDEKTTFNLKEDGKAWWIPANRENRDEYLFKDAPVSTLDTVLTPLTIESKSGLALSFHEANLVDFASMTLVNTTGTQLKSDLVPWADGVKVRVKDTFTSSWRTLQIGENPGDLITSYLILNLNDPNKLKNTSYFKPYKYFGIWWGMHIGKYTFWESEKQGATTKHAEEYIDFTAKEGFHHLLIEGWNKGWTPAWYENHMHMFSFTKSADNFDLEKVVEYGKKKDVELIGYHETGSNLINYLKQVDEGFALYKKLGMHSVKIGHVGSKLNMKENHFGQFGVNYFRYILEKAAQYDLAVLYHESIKDTGERRTFPNMVSREAARGQEYNAWSEGNPPNHLTIIPFTRLLSGPMDFTPGIFDVEVKQGYPGKRVHGTAAQQLALYVTIYAPIQMMADLPENYEGKPALQFLKDVPTDWEDTKVLEGKIGEYITTARKDRNSADWYLGTITNENARDVNVSLSFLDPNATYEAQIYADAEGTDETHNPAEIAISKKTVKASDVLKLHLGGAGGTAIRFKKL